A DNA window from Anaerolineae bacterium contains the following coding sequences:
- a CDS encoding DUF1059 domain-containing protein — protein MAKHFQCGYCDYVARGETDEEVLADIARHNREAHDMQMTEEVRQRVLAGIEEE, from the coding sequence ATGGCCAAGCATTTTCAGTGTGGTTACTGCGACTACGTTGCCCGAGGCGAGACGGACGAGGAGGTCCTTGCCGACATCGCCCGACACAACCGCGAGGCGCACGACATGCAGATGACGGAGGAAGTGCGCCAGCGCGTCCTCGCCGGCATCGAGGAGGAGTAA
- a CDS encoding aldo/keto reductase — protein MQYRRLGRTDLTVSVLGLGCWAFGGGPYWGDRDEGRSIETIRTAFEVGVNFFDTAEGYGDGHSEAVLGRALVGRRQQAIIATKVSSGHLAAEDLRRACEASLRRLQTDYIDLYQIHWPSREVPMEETLATLKGLRDEGKVRALGVSNFGPQDLREALSVGRIESNQLPYSLLWRAIEYEIQDLCLANDVSILCYSPLAQGLLTGRWRTADEVPQGRAVTRFYSCERPGVRHGEPGVEAETFEAIAEIERIANELAEPMANLALAWLQHQPGVASVLAGAGSPAQLRMNAQAADLKLDADVLDRLDQATQGLKARLGPNPDMWQSTSRYR, from the coding sequence ATGCAGTACCGTCGATTGGGGCGCACCGACCTGACCGTCTCCGTTCTAGGCCTGGGTTGCTGGGCGTTCGGAGGTGGTCCCTACTGGGGCGACCGCGACGAAGGGAGATCCATCGAGACTATCAGGACTGCCTTCGAGGTGGGGGTCAACTTCTTCGATACCGCCGAAGGCTACGGCGATGGTCACTCGGAGGCCGTACTGGGCCGCGCCCTGGTCGGGCGCCGTCAACAGGCCATCATAGCCACCAAAGTGAGTTCCGGACACTTGGCTGCCGAGGACCTGCGGCGCGCTTGCGAGGCCAGCCTACGCCGGCTACAGACCGACTACATAGACCTGTACCAGATTCACTGGCCCAGCCGAGAGGTCCCCATGGAAGAGACCCTGGCGACTCTGAAGGGCTTGCGGGATGAGGGCAAAGTCCGGGCGCTCGGAGTGAGCAACTTCGGGCCCCAAGACCTGCGCGAAGCCCTCTCGGTAGGGCGGATCGAGTCCAATCAGCTGCCTTACTCGTTGCTGTGGCGGGCTATCGAGTACGAGATCCAGGACCTTTGCCTGGCGAACGACGTGAGCATCCTGTGCTACAGCCCTCTGGCTCAGGGGCTGCTCACCGGGCGATGGCGGACCGCTGACGAGGTGCCTCAGGGCCGCGCTGTCACCCGATTCTACTCCTGCGAGCGTCCCGGAGTGCGCCACGGCGAGCCAGGGGTGGAGGCGGAGACGTTTGAGGCCATAGCCGAGATCGAGCGAATCGCGAACGAGTTGGCCGAGCCCATGGCCAACCTGGCTCTGGCCTGGCTACAGCATCAGCCTGGCGTTGCCTCGGTACTGGCCGGCGCTGGCAGTCCGGCTCAGCTGCGGATGAACGCCCAGGCAGCCGACCTGAAGCTGGATGCGGACGTCCTGGATCGCCTCGACCAGGCGACCCAGGGGCTCAAGGCTCGGTTGGGGCCAAACCCCGACATGTGGCAATCGACGTCGCGCTATCGCTAG
- a CDS encoding PH domain-containing protein — MASVEEVRAKVSARIWQSVAQSGVELAAIPSDQLQVLVDAITDGVLVAVDEVLDGLSAEGASADEAPTDEGETVLWAGRPFLSLVEHYLVTSERIRITRGLLGKDRQDIELARLQDIDHKQTLGERLLNLGDIIIHSHDPARPHAVLRNVSDPVEVHEVIRRAMLDARRRHRHTFQEEM; from the coding sequence ATGGCGTCAGTGGAAGAGGTGAGAGCTAAAGTCTCCGCGCGTATCTGGCAGTCCGTCGCTCAGAGTGGGGTGGAGCTGGCGGCTATACCCAGCGACCAACTACAGGTCTTGGTGGACGCCATCACCGACGGGGTGCTGGTGGCGGTGGACGAGGTGTTGGATGGTCTGTCAGCCGAGGGGGCCTCGGCCGATGAAGCCCCGACGGACGAGGGAGAGACGGTACTGTGGGCTGGGCGGCCGTTCCTCTCGCTGGTGGAGCACTATCTGGTGACCTCAGAACGCATCCGGATCACCCGAGGGCTGCTGGGGAAGGACCGCCAGGACATCGAGCTGGCGCGGCTGCAGGACATAGACCACAAACAGACCCTAGGCGAGCGCTTGCTCAATCTGGGCGACATCATAATCCACAGCCACGACCCGGCCCGTCCGCACGCAGTCCTGCGCAATGTCTCTGATCCGGTGGAGGTCCACGAGGTGATCCGCCGGGCGATGCTGGACGCGCGTCGGCGGCACCGCCACACCTTCCAGGAAGAGATGTAG
- a CDS encoding SRPBCC domain-containing protein yields the protein MKEVRSEIEIDASPDRIWQILTNFSAYPEWNPFITRASGVAKTDARLSIRIEPPGGRAMTLKPRVLRTERNRELRWLGRLWGIGGLFEGEHALSIQPLDGGRARVVQQESFRGLLLPLLKGTVDATQKGLEAMNQALKARAEQSSGG from the coding sequence ATGAAAGAGGTCCGCTCTGAGATCGAGATTGACGCTTCTCCCGACCGGATTTGGCAGATTCTCACCAATTTCAGCGCCTATCCCGAGTGGAACCCCTTCATCACCCGGGCGAGTGGGGTCGCCAAGACGGACGCACGCCTCAGCATCCGCATAGAACCGCCGGGTGGGCGCGCCATGACCCTCAAGCCGCGAGTGCTCAGGACGGAACGGAACCGCGAACTGCGATGGCTGGGGCGGCTATGGGGAATCGGAGGCCTGTTCGAAGGCGAGCACGCACTCAGCATCCAGCCTCTGGATGGCGGCCGGGCGCGCGTCGTCCAGCAGGAGAGCTTCCGCGGGCTGCTGCTGCCTCTCCTCAAAGGAACGGTGGACGCCACGCAGAAGGGCCTGGAGGCCATGAATCAGGCCCTGAAAGCCAGGGCGGAGCAGTCGTCCGGCGGCTGA